One Brassica napus cultivar Da-Ae chromosome A5, Da-Ae, whole genome shotgun sequence DNA window includes the following coding sequences:
- the LOC106428344 gene encoding probable LRR receptor-like serine/threonine-protein kinase At3g47570 yields the protein MRLFLLFSFSALMLHEAYGFTDEPDRKALLDFKSQVSEENQDALSSWNNSSPLCNWKGVTCGLKNKRVTRLNLGGCQLRGMISPSIGNISFLISLNLSDNSIGGTIPYEVGNLFRLKYLNISFNFLEGEIPDNLFNCSRLLDLDLWHNHLGGGVPSELESLEKLETLDFGANNLRGKLPASLGNLTSLARVSFSKNNLEGRIPDDLARLTQLVHLGLGENKFSGGFPPSIYNFSSLEYLNMFGNVFSGSLKPDFGNLLPKLRLLEMGTNSFTGPIPTTLSNISNLQEFSIEQNKMTGSISSSFGKLKNLKTLRLHNNSLGSYSSGDLEFLKALSNCTQLQTLLVNRNRLGGVLPTSITNLSTNLWKLDLGTNFIFGTIPYGIGNLVSLQKLVLRENLLTGPLPSSIGKLSRLVFLNLTSNRMSGEIPSSIGNITWLEKLNLSNNSFEGTIPPSLGQCKYILYFRIGSNKLNGTIPQEIMQIQSLVYLDLSNNSLTGSLPEYIKPLERLCTLSVAHNKLYGHLPQVLGNCLSLENLYLQGNFFYGDIPNIKGLMGAKILDFSNNDFSGSIPGYFGNFSLLEYLNLSINNFEGEVPTEGKFRNATVVLVFGNKYLCGGIKELKLNQCIVQAQPSHSSGSKKVTIELSIGIALLLMVLIMAYISLCWFRKIKNNQLSSNSTSSSTREVVHEKISYAYLRNATDGFSSSNLIGSGSFGTVFKAFLPTENKVVAVKVLNLQRRGAMKSFLTECESLKDIRHRNLVKLLTACSSTDLQGNDFRALIYELMPNGSLDMWLHPEEVEEIRRPSRTLTLFERLNIAVDVISVLEYLHVYCHEPIAHCDLKPSNVLLDKDLTGHVSDFGIARLLMKLDQESFFNHLSSAGVRGTIGYAPPEYGMGGQPSIYGDVYSFGVLLLEMFTGKRPTNDLFGGNVTLNSYIKLALPERVLDIADNSILNSGLRAGFPLDECLIMVFKVGLRCCEESPKNRLATSEARKELILIRERFFIGRR from the exons atgagattgtttcttttattttctttcagtGCTCTCATGTTACATGAAGCATATGGTTTTACCGATGAACCTGATAGGAAAGCATTGCTCGACTTCAAATCTCAAGTTTCTGAAGAGAATCAAGATGCATTATCCTCGTGGAATAACTCATCCCCTCTCTGTAATTGGAAAGGGGTTACATGCGGCCTCAAAAACAAGAGAGTAACCCGTTTGAACCTTGGAGGATGCCAGTTAAGGGGAATGATATCACCATCTATTGGTAATATTTCCTTTCTCATATCACTTAATCTCTCTGATAACTCTATTGGTGGAACCATCCCTTACGAGGTGGGAAACTTGTTTAGACTTAAGTATTTGAATATAAGCTTTAATTTTCTCGAAGGAGAAATTCCAGACAATCTATTTAACTGCTCTAGATTGTTGGACCTTGATTTATGGCATAATCATCTTGGAGGAGGTGTTCCTTCAGAACTAGAATCATTGGAGAAGCTTGAAACTTTAGATTTTGGTGCAAACAACCTCAGAGGGAAGTTACCTGCATCTCTAGGAAACTTGACATCACTCGCGCGAGTTAGTTTTTCAAAGAACAATTTAGAAGGAAGAATTCCTGATGATCTAGCTAGATTGACTCAATTGGTGCATCTTGGATTAGGAGAGAACAAATTCTCAGGCGGTTTTCCTCCTTCCATCTACAACTTTTCCTCGCTTGAGTACTTGAACATGTTTGGTAATGTTTTTTCGGGTAGCCTAAAGCCTGATTTTGGTAATCTACTACCAAAACTTCGACTTTTAGAGATGGGAACTAATAGTTTCACAGGGCCTATCCCAACAACACTTTCAAATATTTCAAATCTTCAAGAGTTTTCAATCGAGCAAAACAAAATGACAGGAAGTATTTCTTCGAGCTTTGGAAAACTAAAGAATTTGAAAACACTAAGACTTCACAATAATTCTTTGGGAAGTTACTCCTCTGGAGATCTTGAATTTCTTAAGGCTTTGAGTAATTGTACCCAACTTCAGACATTACTTGTTAATAGAAATAGGCTTGGAGGTGTCTTGCCTACCTCTATAACGAACCTGTCCACCAACCTCTGGAAATTAGACCTTGGAACAAATTTCATCTTTGGAACCATTCCTTATGGCATTGGGAATCTCGTAAGCCTACAAAAACTTGTGCTGCGCGAAAACTTGTTGACCGGACCACTGCCAAGTTCCATTGGAAAGCTTTCTAGATTGGTGTTCTTAAACCTCACGTCAAATAGAATGTCTGGAGAGATACCTTCTTCAATAGGCAACATCACCTGGTTAGAAAAACTCAATTTGTCTAACAATAGTTTTGAAGGAACTATTCCTCCCAGTCTTGGTCAGtgcaaatacatattatatttccGTATTGGGTCTAATAAGTTGAACGGGACAATACCTCAGGAGATTATGCAAATTCAGTCCCTTGTTTACCTCGACTTGTCAAATAATTCCTTGACAGGCTCTCTTCCCGAGTATATTAAACCACTAGAACGTCTTTGCACACTGTCTGTTGcacataataaattatatggGCATCTCCCTCAAGTCTTGGGAAATTGTCTCTCATTGGAGAATCTTTATCTacaaggtaattttttttatggtgaTATTCCAAATATAAAAGGGTTGATGGGTGCTAAAATACTTGATTTCTCGAACAATGATTTCTCTGGAAGTATACCTGGATATTTTGGAAACTTTTCCTTGTTGGAGTATCTAAATCTATCCATTAACAACTTCGAGGGAGAGGTGCCAACAGAAGGAAAATTTAGGAATGCTACTGTTGTTTTAGTATTTGGAAACAAATATCTCTGTGGAGGTATCAAGGAACTGAAACTAAATCAATGTATCGTGCAAGCACAACCAAGCCATTCATCTGGTTCGAAGAAAGTGACCATTGAGTTAAGCATAGGCATAGCTTTGCTTTTGATGGTGCTCATCATGGCGTATATTTCTTTATGTTGGTtcagaaaaataaagaataaccAGCTGAGCAGTAATTCAACATCTTCTTCCACACGAGAGGTTGTCCATGAAAAGATAAGTTATGCATATCTAAGAAATGCGACAGATGGCTTCTCTTCCAGCAATTTGATTGGATCAGGTAGTTTTGGTACGGTGTTTAAGGCATTTCTTCCAACAGAGAACAAGGTCGTTGCAGTGAAAGTTCTAAACCTTCAGAGACGTGGAGCTATGAAGAGCTTTCTGACAGAATGTGAATCCCTCAAGGACATAAGGCATCGTAATCTTGTGAAACTACTGACGGCTTGTTCGAGTACTGATCTTCAAGGAAACGATTTCAGAGCTCTTATCTATGAGTTAATGCCGAACGGAAGCCTAGATATGTGGCTGCATCCAGAGGAAGTGGAAGAGATTCGTAGACCCTCAAGAACCTTGACCCTCTTTGAAAGGCTCAACATTGCCGTAGATGTTATTTCTGTTTTGGAATATCTTCATGTTTATTGCCATGAACCTATAGCTCATTGTGATCTCAAGCCCAGCAACGTCCTCCTAGACAAAGACCTGACTGGCCATGTTAGCGACTTTGGCATTGCTCGGCTGCTCATGAAACTTGATCAGGAGTCTTTTTTCAACCATCTAAGCTCGGCCGGCGTCAGGGGAACCATCGGCTATGCCCCACCAG AATATGGAATGGGAGGACAACCATCAATATATGGTGATGTGTATAGCTTCGGTGTTCTTCTTTTGGAAATGTTCACTGGAAAACGACCAACAAATGATTTATTTGGGGGAAACGTTACCCTAAACAGCTACATCAAGTTGGCGTTGCCAGAGAGGGTGTTGGACATTGCAGACAATTCTATTCTTAATAGCGGTCTCAGAGCTGGTTTCCCTCTTGATGAGTGCTTGATAATGGTTTTTAAGGTGGGACTTAGGTGTTGTGAAGAATCTCCGAAGAACCGTTTGGCAACCAGTGAAGCCAGAAAGGAGTTAATCTTAATTAGAGAGAGGTTCTTTATAGGCAGACGTTGA
- the LOC125608920 gene encoding phosphatidylinositol 3,4,5-trisphosphate 3-phosphatase and protein-tyrosine-phosphatase PTEN2A-like produces the protein MSSESQNLPATVTPDAHPPPVAVEAGNDDSPKGVASKLSASGISTWAKSLKVPQPFASTSDVDNSEKSAFAKFTSGLGLRLSPKSPQPDETTDGASSSAQPGLFGAITKGLVDTSKNAVKAVQVKARHAVSQNKRRYQEGGFDLDLTYITENIIAMGFPAGDMSSGFFGYVEGFYRNQMEEVINFLETQHKGKYKVYNLCSERLYDVSLFEGKVASFPFDDHNCPPIHLITSFCQSAYSWLKEDIENVVVVHCKAGMARTGLMICSLLLYLKFFPTAEECMDFYNQKRCVDGKGLVLPSQIRYVKYFERILTYFNGENQPGRKCMLRGFRLHRCPYWIRPSITISDHNGVLFTTKKHLRTKDLSPEDFWFSAPKKGVMVFALPGEPGLTELAGDFKIHFHDRQGDFYCWLNTTMMENRVILKTSELDGFDKRKLPSPGFMVEVVLADIDSTIPPKPSSEPASKAPEETSAANSSPAEGVTPVPAPKKETQNPDKDDVFSDNEADSTGPNKTTSSVSSQTPEAKQSSDETSGLARATEKVSISGNKGSSSSQPVQGTVSKAEATEKPTGSGVNVPSSESSEFKVMAADASVFSFGDEDEFDSD, from the exons ATGTCATCTGAATCACAGAATCTCCCTGCTACGGTCACACCAGATGCTCACCCTCCTCCTGTTGCTGTAGAAGCTGGAAATGATGATTCACCTAAAGGAGTAGCGTCAAAGCTATCTGCCTCTGGGATCTCAACGTGGGCCAAAAGCTTGAAGGTTCCCCAGCCCTTTGCTTCCACCTCTGATGTTGATAACTCTGAAAAGTCCGCCTTTGCGAAATTTACAAGCGGGTTGGGGCTTCGTTTGTCTCCCAAATCTCCTCAACCAGATGAGACCACGGACGGAGCTTCATCTTCTGCACAGCCCGGTTTGTTTGGGGCGATTACTAAAGGTTTGGTTGATACGTCAAAGAACGCTGTCAAGGCAGTTCAGGTCAAGGCTCGTCATGCTGTGTCCCAGAACAAAAGAAGATACCAG GAAGGAGGGTTTGATTTGGATCTGACTTACATAACAGAGAACATTATTGCAATGGGGTTTCCTGCTGGTGATATGAGTTCTGGCTTTTTTGGATATGTCGAG GGTTTCTACCGCAACCAGATGGAAGAAGTTATTAACTTTCTTGAAACTCAGCACAAG GGAAAATACAAGGTTTATAATCTTTGTTCAGAGAGGTTGTATGATGTATCACTATTTGAAGGGAAG GTGGCCAGTTTCCCATTTGATGATCACAATTGCCCGCCAATCCATTTGATTACCTCATTTTGCCAAAGTGCATATTCGTGGTTGAAGGAGGACATAGAGAATGTTGTGGTTGTTCACTGTAAGGCGGGAATGGCCAGGACAGGGCTTATGATATGTAGTCTTCTTCTGTATCTGAAG TTTTTTCCAACTGCGGAAGAGTGCATGGACTTCTACAATCAGAAACGATGTGTGGATGGAAAAGGGCTTGTGCTACCTAGCCAAATT AGATATGTGAAATACTTTGAACGAATATTGACCTACTTCAACGGGGAAAATCAACCAGGCCGCAA GTGTATGCTTAGGGGATTCCGGCTCCACAGGTGTCCCTATTGGATCAGGCCATCCATCACCATTTCAGATCACAATG GTGTTCTCTTTACCACGAAAAAACATCTTCGGACCAAGGATTTATCG CCAGAAGACTTTTGGTTCAGTGCGCCAAAGAAAGGGGTTATGGTCTTTGCCTTACCCGGAGAGCCTGGTCTAACAGAATTGGCTGGGGACTTCAAAATCCATTTCCACGACCGCCAAGGAGACTTTTACTG ctGGTTAAACACGACAATGATGGAAAACAGAGTGATCCTAAAAACCAGTGAGCTTGACGGGTTTGACAAG AGGAAGCTACCTTCGCCTGGGTTTATGGTCGAAGTTGTTCTTGCTGATATTGACTCAACAATCCCTCCAAAACCAAGTTCTGAACCAGCATCCAAGGCACCTGAAGAAACTTCAGCAGCTAATTCTTCCCCTGCAGAGGGTGTTACACCTGTTCCAGCACCTAAGAAAGAAACACAGAACCCTGATAAGGACGATGTCTTCTCTGACAACGAAGCAGACTCAACTGGTCCAAACAAAACCACATCATCTGTTTCTTCTCAAACCCCAGAAGCCAAACAGAGCTCAGATGAAACCTCTGGTCTGGCTCGTGCGACTGAGAAAGTGTCTATTTCTGGAAACAAGGGGTCATCATCATCACAGCCGGTGCAAGGAACGGTTAGCAAGGCTGAAGCGACAGAGAAACCCACAGGGTCAGGGGTCAACGTGCCAAGCTCAGAGAGTAGTGAGTTCAAGGTTATGGCAGCTGATGCATCTGTGTTCTCTTTTGGAGATGAAGATGAGTTTGATAGCGATTGA